In Dama dama isolate Ldn47 chromosome X, ASM3311817v1, whole genome shotgun sequence, one genomic interval encodes:
- the LOC133052338 gene encoding melanoma-associated antigen 8-like produces the protein MSELSKPEEDLQDPGEAQGPIEVPLLGAEVGESASHLASYPLASSSAPMEALPQEILDRIIGKLMKFLLLKYRAKELTSQAEMLNKVLRDNQEHFQVVFREVSVCLQLVFGVDVKEVDPVEHIYILVPILGLTCDEMLSDGVGLPKAGFLVLVLSMIMRFGDPAPEEAVWGALSRMGVYVGSEQCVFGELRELLTQVWVREGYLRYQQVPDSHPVCYEFLWGPRAYEETSKRQVMAFMLRVNQRALRTFPFLSA, from the coding sequence ATGAGTGAGCTCAGCAAACCCGAGGAAGACCTTCAGGACCCAGGCGAGGCCCAGGGCCCTATCGAGGTGCCGCTCTTGGGGGCTGAGGTCGGGGAGTCCGCATCCCACTTGGCCTCCTACCCCCTAGCATCCTCCTCCGCTCCTATGGAGGCCTTGCCCCAGGAAATTCTGGATAGGATAATAGGTAAACTGATGAAGTTCCTGCTCCTCAAGTATCGAGCCAAGGAGCTGACCTCCCAGGCGGAAATGCTGAATAAGGTCCTCAGGGATAACCAGGAGCACTTCCAGGTGGTCTTCAGGGAAGTCTCAGTGTGCCTGCAGCTGGTCTTTGGAGTGGATGTGAAAGAGGTGGACCCAGTGGAGCACATCTACATCTTGGTCCCCATCCTGGGCCTCACTTGCGATGAGATGCTGAGCGATGGGGTGGGCCTGCCCAAGGCCGGCTTCCTGGTGCTGGTCCTCAGCATGATCATGCGGTTTGGAGACCCGGCCCCTGAGGAGGCGGTCTGGGGAGCACTCAGCAGGATGGGGGTGTATGTTGGGAGTGAGCAGTGTGTCTTTGGGGAGCTCAGGGAGCTTctgacccaagtgtgggtgcgGGAGGGATACCTGCGgtaccagcaggtgcctgacagccaccctgtttgctatgagttcctgtggggtccccgGGCCTATGAGGAGACCAGCAAGCGGCAAGTCATGGCATTTATGCTCAGGGTCAACCAAAGGGCTTTGAGGACCTTCCCATTCCTGTCTGCATAA
- the LOC133053070 gene encoding melanoma-associated antigen 8-like produces MSELSKPEEDLQDPGEAQGPIEVPHLGAEVGESASHLASYPLASSSAPMEALPQEILDRMIGKLMKFLLLKYRAKELTSQAEMLNKVLRDNQEHFQVVFREVSVCLQLVFGVDVKEVDPVEHIYILVPILGLTCDEMLSDGVGLPKAGFLVLVLSMIMRFGDPAPEEAVWGALSRMGVYVGSEQCVFGELRELLTQVWVREGYLRYQQVPDSHPVCYEFLWGPRAYEETSKRQVMAFMLRVNQRALRTFPFLSA; encoded by the coding sequence ATGAGTGAGCTCAGCAAACCCGAGGAAGACCTTCAGGACCCAGGCGAGGCCCAGGGCCCTATCGAGGTGCCGCACTTGGGGGCTGAGGTCGGGGAGTCCGCATCCCACTTGGCCTCCTACCCCCTAGCATCCTCCTCCGCTCCTATGGAGGCCTTGCCCCAGGAAATTCTGGATAGGATGATAGGTAAACTGATGAAGTTCCTGCTCCTCAAGTATCGAGCCAAGGAGCTGACCTCCCAGGCGGAAATGCTGAATAAGGTCCTCAGGGATAACCAGGAGCACTTCCAGGTTGTCTTCAGGGAAGTCTCAGTGTGCCTGCAGCTGGTCTTTGGCGTGGATGTGAAAGAGGTGGACCCAGTGGAGCACATCTACATCTTGGTCCCCATCCTGGGCCTCACTTGCGATGAGATGCTGAGCGATGGGGTGGGCCTGCCCAAGGCCGGCTTCCTGGTGCTGGTCCTCAGCATGATCATGCGGTTTGGAGACCCGGCCCCTGAGGAGGCGGTCTGGGGAGCACTCAGCAGGATGGGGGTGTATGTTGGGAGTGAGCAGTGTGTCTTTGGGGAGCTCAGGGAGCTTctgacccaagtgtgggtgcgGGAGGGATACCTGCGgtaccagcaggtgcctgacagccaccctgtttgctatgagttcctgtggggtccccgGGCCTATGAGGAGACCAGCAAGCGGCAAGTCATGGCATTTATGCTCAGGGTCAACCAAAGGGCTTTGAGGACCTTCCCATTCCTGTCTGCATAA
- the LOC133053071 gene encoding melanoma-associated antigen 8-like → MSELSKPEEDLQDPGEDQGPIEVPHLGAEVGESASQMASYPPASSSTPMEALPQEILDRMIGKLMKFLLLKYRAKELTSQAEMLNEVLRDNQEHFPVVFREVSVCLQLVFGVDVKEVDPVEHIYILVPILGLTCDEMLSDGVGLPKAGFLVLVLSMIMRFGDPAPEEAVWGALSRMGVYVGSEQCVFGELRELLTQVWVREGYLRYQQVPDSHPVCYEFLWGPRAYEETSKRQVMAFMLRVNQRALRTFPFLSA, encoded by the coding sequence ATGAGTGAGCTCAGCAAACCCGAGGAAGACCTTCAGGACCCAGGCGAGGACCAGGGCCCTATCGAGGTGCCGCACTTGGGGGCTGAGGTGGGGGAGTCCGCATCCCAAATGGCCTCCTACCCCCCAGCATCCTCCTCCACTCCTATGGAGGCCTTGCCCCAGGAAATTCTGGATAGGATGATCGGTAAACTGATGAAGTTCCTGCTCCTCAAGTATCGAGCCAAGGAGCTGACCTCCCAGGCGGAAATGCTGAATGAGGTCCTCAGGGATAACCAGGAGCACTTCCCGGTGGTCTTCAGGGAAGTCTCAGTGTGCCTGCAGCTGGTCTTTGGCGTGGATGTGAAAGAGGTGGACCCAGTGGAGCACATCTACATCTTGGTACCCATCCTGGGCCTCACTTGCGATGAGATGCTGAGCGATGGGGTGGGCCTGCCCAAGGCCGGCTTCCTGGTGCTGGTCCTCAGCATGATCATGCGGTTTGGAGACCCGGCCCCTGAGGAGGCGGTCTGGGGAGCACTCAGCAGGATGGGGGTGTATGTTGGGAGTGAGCAGTGTGTCTTTGGGGAGCTCAGGGAGCTTctgacccaagtgtgggtgcgGGAGGGATACCTGCGgtaccagcaggtgcctgacagccaccctgtttgctatgagttcctgtggggtccccgGGCCTATGAGGAGACCAGCAAGCGGCAAGTCATGGCATTTATGCTCAGGGTCAACCAAAGGGCTTTGAGGACCTTCCCATTCCTGTCTGCATAA